Proteins encoded by one window of Tunturibacter psychrotolerans:
- a CDS encoding PEP-CTERM sorting domain-containing protein codes for MNFSSASKAMTAALYRANQGFRWNIIVLALVGVSALAVTPAAYADSYSFSFSGGGMSGSGEITYSPTAVPGVPGAYQINGISGSFTDTNAGVSNAAILGVQSTTLPTVNLDGTFLPPGGDAAGLPYSFDNLFYPGGNSPAVCPPPAPGDPEPPYPFGGGYLDIYGLYFNVAGGYGVDLWSNGVVPGFGLTYGVGDALNGTGLNTYGEPFSGTSVNVSVAPTPEPGTLLLLGTGMIGFAGSLSRRLRKRA; via the coding sequence ATGAACTTTTCGTCTGCCTCAAAAGCCATGACCGCAGCTCTGTATAGAGCTAATCAAGGATTTCGTTGGAATATTATCGTCTTGGCTCTCGTCGGCGTCTCTGCGCTTGCAGTTACGCCCGCTGCTTATGCTGACTCCTACTCTTTCTCATTCAGCGGCGGTGGTATGAGCGGCTCTGGTGAAATCACGTATTCCCCAACAGCAGTCCCAGGCGTACCTGGCGCGTATCAGATCAACGGTATCTCCGGTAGCTTCACCGATACGAATGCCGGAGTCTCAAACGCCGCCATCCTGGGAGTGCAGAGCACAACCCTGCCCACCGTCAACCTGGACGGCACCTTTCTTCCCCCAGGCGGAGACGCTGCGGGACTTCCATACTCGTTTGATAACCTCTTCTATCCCGGCGGAAACTCCCCCGCAGTCTGTCCTCCTCCCGCGCCTGGTGACCCAGAGCCGCCATATCCCTTCGGCGGCGGATATCTCGATATCTATGGCCTGTATTTCAACGTCGCAGGCGGCTACGGTGTCGATCTGTGGAGCAACGGCGTCGTGCCCGGATTCGGTCTGACCTACGGTGTAGGCGATGCTCTCAACGGAACTGGACTCAATACCTACGGAGAACCATTCTCGGGCACCAGCGTAAATGTCTCCGTTGCCCCGACTCCAGAACCAGGTACTCTCTTGCTTTTGGGCACCGGGATGATTGGTTTCGCAGGTTCACTATCTCGGAGACTGCGTAAACGCGCCTAA
- a CDS encoding PAS domain S-box protein — MAELIQAHDWSATPLGPIEDWSEALLLSTNLMLSCAFPSLIFWGRELVQLYNDAFIPLLAERHPSGLGQTAQECWWDAWHIVGPNLKRVMHDGETVSHENAVVPILRDGRLQDIRWTYSYSPIFGAGGDALGVLVVCQDITREMTAAQQLQESGERTRESAKRLGELAAIVASSDDVIVSKDLNGTITSWNDAATRVFGYSADEMIGTSILKLIPEHLHSDEKTIIESVRAGRRVEHFETVRLTKDGRLVEVSLTVSPIKDEEGTVIGASKILRDVSSRKRMEKSLLQAEKMAATGRMAATIAHEVNNPLAAVMNLLYLLRTKITDDEGRNFLATAEEELGRVSHIAKQTLGYYREHAAASLASVSEIVEHALTIYEPRCTAVDIAVRRSIDPSTKIVLRRGEIMQVVSNLIANSIYAMPRGGTLSLSVSDASSTGDGVVLIVEDDGVGIAPTDLPKVFDAFFTTRATVGTGIGLFVAKQFVEGHGGRISIESICESDRHGTTIRIFLPLHTTYESSER; from the coding sequence ATGGCTGAGTTGATCCAGGCTCATGACTGGAGTGCAACTCCGCTTGGACCGATCGAAGATTGGTCCGAAGCCCTCCTCTTATCGACCAACCTCATGCTTTCATGCGCTTTTCCCTCGCTGATTTTCTGGGGTAGGGAGTTGGTACAGCTTTACAACGATGCTTTTATTCCCCTTCTCGCCGAGAGACATCCCTCGGGGCTGGGACAAACGGCCCAGGAGTGCTGGTGGGACGCTTGGCATATCGTCGGCCCAAACCTGAAACGCGTCATGCATGATGGAGAGACGGTATCGCACGAAAACGCCGTCGTCCCGATCCTCCGAGATGGGAGACTGCAGGATATCCGGTGGACCTACAGCTACAGTCCGATCTTCGGGGCAGGCGGCGACGCGCTCGGTGTACTCGTAGTTTGCCAGGATATTACTCGTGAAATGACCGCTGCACAGCAACTTCAGGAGAGCGGCGAGAGGACGCGAGAGAGTGCCAAACGTCTTGGCGAACTCGCAGCGATCGTCGCATCCTCCGACGATGTCATTGTGAGCAAAGACCTAAACGGTACTATCACGAGCTGGAACGATGCTGCGACACGGGTCTTCGGTTACTCAGCGGACGAGATGATCGGAACTTCGATTCTTAAACTGATTCCAGAGCACCTTCACTCGGACGAAAAGACGATCATCGAAAGCGTTCGCGCTGGGCGACGGGTCGAACACTTCGAAACAGTCCGGCTCACCAAGGATGGAAGGCTTGTTGAGGTGTCGCTTACAGTCTCGCCGATCAAGGATGAAGAGGGCACGGTGATTGGAGCATCCAAGATCCTTCGTGATGTTTCAAGCCGCAAGCGAATGGAGAAATCCCTTCTGCAAGCGGAGAAAATGGCCGCAACGGGGCGCATGGCCGCGACGATTGCGCATGAGGTCAACAATCCACTTGCAGCGGTAATGAACCTGCTCTATCTGCTGCGAACAAAGATCACAGATGACGAAGGCCGCAACTTTCTGGCGACCGCGGAAGAAGAACTCGGACGTGTGTCCCATATCGCCAAGCAAACTCTGGGGTACTATCGCGAGCATGCCGCGGCTAGCCTGGCGTCTGTCAGTGAAATCGTAGAGCATGCGCTCACCATCTACGAACCGCGCTGTACCGCAGTCGACATTGCCGTCAGGAGATCAATCGATCCTTCGACCAAGATCGTGCTTCGCCGGGGCGAGATAATGCAAGTAGTCTCTAACCTGATTGCAAACTCAATCTATGCTATGCCAAGGGGTGGAACGCTCTCGCTTTCCGTTAGTGATGCTTCGAGTACGGGAGACGGGGTTGTCCTGATTGTTGAAGACGATGGAGTAGGAATTGCCCCGACGGATTTGCCGAAGGTTTTCGACGCCTTCTTCACGACACGGGCTACGGTCGGCACAGGAATTGGACTGTTCGTCGCAAAGCAATTCGTCGAAGGGCACGGGGGGCGAATTAGCATTGAGAGCATCTGTGAATCGGATCGGCACGGCACAACCATCCGCATCTTCCTGCCACTTCACACAACCTACGAATCATCCGAAAGATAG
- a CDS encoding co-chaperone GroES encodes MATTSFTPLHDRILVRRIEEGESIRGGIIIPDSAKEKPQQGEVISVGKGKSNDEGKVFPLDVKAGDSILFGKYSGTEIKIDGEELLIMREEEVLGILKK; translated from the coding sequence ATGGCGACAACATCGTTTACACCGCTGCACGACCGGATTCTGGTTCGGCGCATTGAAGAGGGCGAAAGCATTCGAGGCGGGATCATCATCCCGGATTCGGCAAAAGAGAAGCCGCAGCAGGGCGAGGTGATCTCTGTCGGCAAGGGCAAGTCGAACGACGAAGGTAAGGTATTTCCGCTGGATGTGAAGGCCGGCGACAGCATTCTGTTCGGTAAGTATTCGGGTACCGAGATCAAGATCGACGGCGAAGAGCTGCTGATTATGCGCGAAGAGGAAGTTCTCGGCATCCTCAAGAAGTAG
- a CDS encoding alpha-amylase domain-containing protein has translation MLAVFLPVHEAPRADGEQWSTIKMAVMMQAFYWDAPKLEKKEGEWWNFVAEKVEDLGKTGFNALWLPPVSKASDHTSMGYDPYDYFDLGDFDQKGGTKTFYGNRAELEALIAKAHKNGIGLYADMVINHNSGADEEEVNPLDGEKRWTKFNPKSGKFPRDWNCFHPSRYEQVMIEGENFAGFPHLCHRNPVVYTAMFEYARFLIEELGFDGFRFDFVKGFGAWMIGLLSKYRYVKDGKDFMPYVVGEMWSGTEDIDKWLERVNRITDNQIAAFDFPLRYKLKDVCDKPSYDLRNLTDGGAVVMKRPMHAATFVDNHDMGDNAIINDKMMAYSFIMVHEGYPSIFWYDYYNNGLARPLTPNGIDALVNAHHKYAGGDSQILHADPDLYIMQRVGFKDDSVDQPGLIYVLNNLGDKWSGTSVKTKWANQKFAPIAWDGHDTAHPDERTTDADGNSEFPAPPRGFAIYAPV, from the coding sequence ATGCTGGCGGTATTTTTGCCGGTCCATGAAGCCCCTCGTGCGGACGGCGAACAATGGAGCACGATCAAGATGGCTGTCATGATGCAGGCGTTTTACTGGGATGCCCCCAAGCTGGAGAAAAAAGAAGGCGAATGGTGGAACTTCGTCGCCGAAAAAGTTGAAGATCTGGGCAAGACAGGATTCAACGCACTCTGGCTTCCTCCGGTCTCGAAAGCCTCCGACCACACCTCGATGGGCTATGACCCCTACGACTACTTCGACCTCGGCGACTTCGACCAGAAGGGTGGCACCAAGACCTTCTACGGCAACCGCGCAGAACTGGAAGCGCTGATCGCCAAGGCGCACAAGAACGGAATCGGGCTGTATGCGGACATGGTCATCAACCATAACTCTGGCGCCGACGAGGAAGAGGTCAATCCCCTGGATGGCGAAAAGCGTTGGACAAAATTCAACCCCAAGAGCGGAAAGTTCCCTCGCGACTGGAACTGTTTTCATCCCAGCCGCTATGAACAGGTGATGATCGAAGGCGAGAACTTCGCAGGCTTCCCCCACCTATGCCATCGCAACCCCGTCGTCTACACCGCCATGTTCGAGTACGCCCGCTTCCTCATCGAAGAGCTTGGCTTCGACGGCTTCCGATTCGATTTCGTAAAGGGCTTCGGCGCGTGGATGATCGGCCTGCTATCGAAATACCGTTACGTCAAAGACGGCAAAGACTTCATGCCCTATGTCGTTGGCGAGATGTGGTCGGGCACCGAAGACATCGATAAGTGGCTCGAAAGAGTGAACAGAATCACAGACAACCAGATCGCAGCCTTCGACTTCCCTCTTCGCTACAAGCTGAAGGATGTCTGCGACAAGCCGAGCTACGATCTGCGCAACCTGACCGACGGAGGAGCCGTCGTGATGAAGCGGCCAATGCACGCCGCCACCTTCGTCGACAACCACGACATGGGCGACAACGCGATCATCAACGACAAGATGATGGCCTACTCGTTCATCATGGTGCATGAAGGTTACCCGAGTATCTTCTGGTACGACTACTACAACAACGGCCTGGCGCGACCGCTAACGCCAAACGGTATCGACGCCTTGGTCAACGCACACCATAAATACGCCGGTGGCGACTCTCAGATCCTCCACGCCGATCCCGATCTCTACATCATGCAGCGAGTCGGCTTCAAGGACGACAGCGTTGACCAGCCGGGGCTGATCTATGTCTTGAATAACCTCGGCGACAAGTGGTCGGGGACCTCGGTAAAAACGAAGTGGGCGAACCAGAAGTTCGCTCCAATCGCCTGGGACGGCCACGACACCGCGCACCCAGATGAACGGACGACCGACGCAGACGGCAACTCCGAGTTCCCTGCTCCGCCGCGCGGCTTTGCCATCTACGCCCCGGTCTAA
- a CDS encoding carboxypeptidase-like regulatory domain-containing protein translates to MSSRRTVWSLSCLVLLLAFATCLPTKAQDQDAPVKRGRKYKAPPATSHIEVTVLKKFNGKPIMNAAVVFNPSMDGKDEGNLEVKTDPDGKATIDVIPTGSTVRVQVIAPGFATFAEEYQVNDPTKEISIAMVRPKEQISSYVNNEGKDATRKPGVQEPVRPTTPAAKPAPSTPPATSQQPATPNSTPQQ, encoded by the coding sequence ATGTCGTCACGTCGCACCGTCTGGTCTCTCTCGTGTCTCGTTCTCTTGCTGGCCTTCGCAACCTGTCTCCCGACTAAGGCTCAGGATCAGGACGCTCCCGTAAAGCGCGGCCGCAAGTATAAAGCTCCCCCGGCCACCTCGCACATCGAGGTCACTGTCCTCAAGAAGTTCAACGGCAAGCCCATCATGAATGCCGCGGTCGTCTTCAACCCCTCCATGGACGGCAAGGACGAGGGCAACCTCGAAGTCAAAACCGACCCCGACGGCAAAGCGACCATCGACGTTATCCCCACCGGCAGCACCGTCCGCGTTCAGGTCATCGCTCCCGGTTTTGCCACCTTTGCCGAGGAGTATCAGGTGAACGATCCCACCAAAGAGATCTCCATCGCCATGGTCCGCCCAAAGGAACAGATCTCCTCCTATGTGAACAATGAGGGCAAAGACGCCACCAGAAAGCCGGGCGTCCAGGAGCCAGTCAGACCGACCACGCCTGCCGCCAAGCCGGCACCCAGTACTCCCCCTGCAACTTCGCAGCAGCCTGCGACTCCGAACTCAACACCCCAGCAATAA
- a CDS encoding SDR family NAD(P)-dependent oxidoreductase, whose amino-acid sequence MDRLLKGKTVLVTGAAKRIGRSIALALAERGADVVITYLASQAEAEQTVHALAAHDVDALAIRCDLRNPEDIEQTVSTVINDFGRIDLLVNNAGIFASEALEEISADQWDAMFTTNTRAPFLMAQAAYAHLRAVKGRILNIGSLGGLHPWATHAHYCTSKAALHMLSQTMAKAWAPEISVNCIAPGMIVQGEVDEAYEHLARKTPMQRNGTADDVAAAAIFFATAPHFITGQLLAVDGGLGL is encoded by the coding sequence ATGGACAGGCTGCTAAAAGGAAAGACTGTGCTCGTAACCGGAGCGGCTAAGCGCATTGGCCGTTCCATTGCCTTGGCCCTTGCCGAACGCGGCGCGGATGTGGTGATCACCTATCTCGCCTCCCAGGCCGAAGCCGAGCAGACGGTGCACGCACTCGCGGCCCACGACGTCGACGCACTCGCTATCCGATGCGACCTCCGCAACCCCGAAGATATCGAGCAAACAGTCTCCACCGTCATCAACGACTTCGGACGCATCGACCTTCTCGTCAACAACGCAGGCATCTTCGCATCCGAGGCCCTTGAAGAGATCTCGGCCGATCAATGGGACGCGATGTTCACCACCAACACCCGCGCACCTTTTCTCATGGCCCAAGCCGCATACGCCCATCTTCGCGCCGTCAAAGGACGGATCCTGAACATCGGCTCGCTGGGCGGCCTGCACCCCTGGGCCACGCATGCCCACTACTGCACCTCGAAGGCTGCTCTGCACATGCTCTCGCAGACAATGGCCAAGGCCTGGGCCCCAGAGATCAGCGTCAACTGCATCGCTCCCGGGATGATCGTTCAGGGAGAGGTCGACGAGGCCTACGAGCACCTGGCGCGCAAGACCCCGATGCAGCGCAACGGCACTGCGGACGACGTAGCTGCGGCCGCCATCTTCTTCGCAACCGCGCCGCACTTCATCACTGGCCAACTCCTCGCCGTCGACGGTGGACTGGGCCTGTAG
- a CDS encoding tyrosine-protein phosphatase, with amino-acid sequence MIDIHHHLLWGMDDGASSLETSVAMAKMAAADGITHIACTPHSNGQYFYDPADIDAKIAELQGILDRDAVGLKLGRGCDFHMSYENIQEAKLDPKKFSINGLGYLLVEVPDYGLPRGLTEIFYQLQLAGLTPILTHPERNPTLQSDESRVAEWLQRGVLVQVTAGSVLGRMGKRAERMAHELLENRWVHFLATDAHNTTSRVPKMREALELVANKYGPDYAHLLCVSNPLAVFLGKPMPPQLEPLKLYKEFEEKSWWRRVLGV; translated from the coding sequence ATGATTGACATTCACCATCACCTTCTGTGGGGCATGGACGATGGTGCTTCAAGCCTCGAGACCTCGGTGGCCATGGCGAAGATGGCTGCGGCGGATGGGATAACTCATATCGCCTGTACGCCGCATTCGAACGGGCAATACTTCTACGACCCTGCTGACATCGACGCAAAGATTGCTGAGCTGCAGGGCATCCTCGATCGTGACGCGGTGGGCCTGAAGCTAGGCCGTGGATGCGACTTCCACATGTCGTACGAAAATATTCAGGAAGCCAAGCTGGACCCGAAGAAGTTCAGCATCAATGGACTGGGATATCTGCTGGTCGAGGTTCCGGACTACGGATTGCCTCGAGGGCTTACTGAGATCTTCTACCAACTGCAGCTTGCGGGACTAACTCCAATTTTGACGCATCCGGAGAGGAACCCTACGCTGCAGAGCGACGAGTCCAGAGTCGCAGAATGGCTGCAGCGTGGCGTGTTGGTGCAGGTCACGGCAGGCTCGGTGCTGGGACGAATGGGCAAGCGCGCCGAGCGGATGGCGCATGAGCTACTGGAGAACCGGTGGGTGCATTTTCTAGCGACCGATGCGCACAATACAACCTCGCGCGTTCCGAAGATGCGGGAGGCGCTCGAGCTAGTAGCTAACAAGTATGGCCCGGACTACGCGCACCTACTGTGCGTGTCCAATCCTCTGGCCGTGTTTCTGGGCAAGCCGATGCCTCCGCAGTTGGAGCCGCTGAAGCTCTACAAAGAGTTCGAGGAGAAGAGCTGGTGGCGCAGGGTGCTGGGCGTTTAG
- a CDS encoding class I SAM-dependent methyltransferase gives MPQEMPVRTLLRATLPKSLYGGLRSVKSSPARAFQWTMDRCGFVVARKSDYYSPLPSREALKSTKRRWSGPSSLLGVEYDLERMKTKLADLLGRYLGEFSEIFTSYEEALQLGFGPGYPRFDAEVLYAMLRARKPAQYVEVGSGLSTYYASLAAMKNAREGYPMKITCIEPHPFAALKTLPGISVLQQEVQDVGLEVFTSLGKDDVLFIDSSHIVRVDGDVPFLFLEVLPALHSGPLIHIHDIPFPYHGPYPAEYWVYKSVWPMWWNESMLLHALLCGNSQFSVTLSTPLIRHHDEAFLRTVAPGYRGIDEEPNTFSSIWIERV, from the coding sequence ATGCCACAGGAGATGCCAGTCAGAACGTTGTTGAGGGCGACTCTACCGAAGAGTTTGTATGGAGGGCTTCGTTCCGTTAAGAGTTCTCCTGCACGTGCGTTTCAGTGGACGATGGACCGGTGCGGATTTGTGGTGGCGCGGAAGAGCGACTACTACTCCCCGCTGCCGTCGCGCGAAGCACTGAAGTCTACGAAGAGACGTTGGAGCGGGCCGAGTTCGCTGCTGGGTGTGGAGTACGACCTGGAGAGGATGAAAACGAAGCTGGCGGATCTGCTGGGCCGCTATCTCGGCGAATTTTCCGAGATATTCACCTCGTATGAAGAAGCGCTACAGCTTGGGTTCGGGCCTGGGTATCCGAGGTTCGATGCGGAGGTTCTGTATGCGATGCTGCGGGCGAGGAAGCCTGCGCAGTATGTCGAGGTTGGTTCGGGGCTGTCGACCTACTATGCGAGCCTTGCAGCGATGAAGAACGCGCGTGAGGGCTATCCGATGAAGATTACGTGCATCGAGCCTCATCCATTTGCTGCTCTGAAGACGCTCCCCGGGATTAGCGTCCTGCAGCAGGAGGTGCAGGATGTGGGGTTAGAGGTGTTTACTTCGCTCGGCAAGGACGATGTGCTGTTTATCGACTCGAGCCACATTGTTCGGGTGGATGGGGATGTGCCGTTCCTGTTTCTTGAGGTGCTGCCGGCTTTGCATTCGGGCCCGCTGATTCATATTCACGATATTCCGTTTCCGTATCACGGTCCTTATCCTGCGGAGTACTGGGTCTATAAGAGTGTCTGGCCGATGTGGTGGAACGAGTCGATGCTGCTGCATGCGCTGCTTTGCGGGAACAGCCAGTTTTCGGTGACGTTGTCGACTCCGTTGATTCGCCATCATGATGAGGCGTTTCTGCGGACGGTTGCGCCGGGGTATCGGGGGATCGACGAAGAGCCCAATACGTTTTCTTCGATCTGGATTGAGCGGGTTTAG
- the groL gene encoding chaperonin GroEL (60 kDa chaperone family; promotes refolding of misfolded polypeptides especially under stressful conditions; forms two stacked rings of heptamers to form a barrel-shaped 14mer; ends can be capped by GroES; misfolded proteins enter the barrel where they are refolded when GroES binds) — MAKQILHGEDSRQAILRGVNILADAVKVTLGPKGRNVVIEKKFGSPTITKDGVTVAKEIELANSLENMGAQMVREVASKTSDVAGDGTTTATVLAQAIYREGVKTVAAGANPMALKRGIDKAVEAIIGKRDENGAPVGGELSKLSKPVSGDMIAQVGTISANSDSQIGVIIAEAMKKVGKDGVITVEESRTMETQLDVVEGMQFDRGYLSPYFVTDAERMEVAQENPYILIYEKKISSMKDLLPLLEQIARTAKPLVIIAEDVDGEALATLVVNKLRGTLNVAAVKAPGFGDRRKAMLQDIAILTGGKAITEDLGIKLEGVKIEDLGTAKRVTIDKDNTTIVDGGGKDGDVEGRVKEIRAQIDKTTSDYDREKLQERLAKLVGGVAVIKVGAATETEMKEKKARVEDAMHATRAAVEEGIVPGGGVAFIRCTAAVDTVIKSLEGDEKIGATIIRRAIEEPLRMIVSNAGEEGAVVIGKIHESKEANYGYNAATGAYEDLVKAGVIDPTKVTRTALQNAASIAGLMLTTEAMISDIPEKKEAGGGGHQHGGGGMDGMY, encoded by the coding sequence ATGGCAAAACAGATTCTGCATGGAGAAGATTCGCGTCAAGCTATCCTGCGTGGTGTCAATATTTTGGCCGACGCAGTGAAGGTGACGCTTGGACCTAAGGGTCGCAATGTCGTTATCGAGAAGAAGTTCGGTTCGCCGACGATCACCAAGGACGGCGTGACCGTTGCCAAGGAGATCGAGCTCGCGAATTCGCTCGAAAACATGGGCGCGCAGATGGTTCGCGAAGTTGCTTCGAAGACTTCGGATGTTGCCGGCGATGGCACCACCACTGCAACTGTTCTCGCCCAGGCGATCTATCGCGAGGGTGTGAAGACAGTTGCTGCCGGAGCGAACCCGATGGCGCTCAAACGTGGTATTGACAAGGCTGTCGAGGCCATCATCGGCAAGCGCGATGAGAACGGCGCTCCGGTTGGCGGAGAACTGAGCAAGCTATCGAAGCCTGTCTCGGGCGATATGATCGCCCAGGTCGGGACCATCTCGGCAAACTCTGACTCTCAGATCGGCGTGATCATCGCGGAGGCGATGAAGAAGGTTGGCAAGGATGGCGTCATCACCGTTGAAGAGTCGCGCACGATGGAGACTCAGCTGGATGTCGTAGAGGGCATGCAGTTCGATCGTGGCTATCTTTCGCCTTACTTCGTAACCGACGCAGAGCGGATGGAAGTTGCCCAGGAGAATCCCTACATCCTGATCTACGAGAAGAAGATTTCGTCGATGAAGGACCTGCTGCCCCTGCTCGAGCAGATTGCACGCACCGCCAAGCCCCTCGTCATCATTGCTGAGGATGTGGACGGTGAGGCGCTTGCAACTCTCGTCGTGAACAAGCTCCGTGGCACTTTGAATGTTGCGGCTGTGAAGGCTCCTGGTTTCGGCGATCGTCGCAAGGCGATGCTGCAGGATATCGCGATTCTGACCGGTGGCAAGGCGATCACGGAAGACCTCGGCATCAAGCTCGAGGGCGTGAAGATCGAAGACCTCGGCACTGCGAAGCGCGTGACGATCGACAAGGACAACACCACCATCGTTGATGGCGGCGGTAAGGATGGCGATGTCGAAGGCCGCGTGAAGGAGATTCGCGCACAGATCGACAAGACCACCTCCGACTACGACCGTGAGAAGCTGCAGGAGCGTTTGGCCAAGCTGGTTGGCGGCGTTGCAGTGATCAAGGTGGGTGCGGCGACCGAGACCGAGATGAAGGAAAAGAAGGCTCGTGTCGAGGATGCGATGCATGCTACTCGCGCTGCGGTTGAGGAAGGTATCGTCCCGGGCGGCGGTGTGGCGTTCATTCGCTGCACGGCTGCGGTTGATACGGTGATCAAGAGCCTTGAAGGCGACGAGAAGATCGGTGCAACGATCATCCGGCGCGCGATCGAGGAGCCCTTGCGCATGATCGTCTCAAACGCTGGCGAAGAGGGCGCAGTCGTGATCGGCAAGATCCACGAATCGAAGGAGGCCAACTACGGCTACAACGCCGCGACTGGCGCCTACGAGGACCTGGTGAAGGCTGGCGTAATCGATCCGACCAAGGTAACGCGCACTGCACTGCAGAACGCGGCTTCGATTGCTGGGTTGATGTTGACCACCGAGGCGATGATCTCGGATATCCCGGAGAAGAAGGAAGCCGGCGGCGGCGGTCATCAGCATGGCGGCGGCGGTATGGACGGCATGTACTAA
- a CDS encoding AI-2E family transporter: protein MDLRNNNTGTHLKTAGGALLNWWRAATLDALIVGVLWLIGLELIRVPFAPFWAILGGILQIVPTFGGMIALIGPVLAVAFSGHDEWRLGLVLGLYGLIVILEGLVIGPYVLHRTTKVPWWAAFLGPIVLGILIPFWGVLLAPPLLAVIFAFRKPSSSV, encoded by the coding sequence ATGGACCTTCGAAACAACAATACGGGCACTCACCTGAAGACCGCCGGTGGAGCGCTGCTGAACTGGTGGCGTGCCGCTACGCTCGATGCACTCATCGTCGGCGTGTTGTGGTTGATCGGCCTCGAACTGATACGAGTTCCGTTCGCTCCGTTCTGGGCGATCCTTGGCGGCATCCTCCAGATTGTCCCGACGTTTGGGGGCATGATCGCACTGATCGGGCCGGTTCTAGCGGTAGCCTTTAGCGGACATGATGAGTGGCGGCTGGGTCTTGTGCTGGGACTTTACGGACTGATTGTGATTCTTGAGGGGCTGGTGATCGGGCCTTATGTGTTGCACCGTACGACGAAAGTGCCGTGGTGGGCGGCGTTTCTTGGACCTATTGTTCTGGGCATCCTCATCCCATTCTGGGGAGTGTTGCTAGCGCCCCCGCTGCTCGCGGTTATCTTCGCGTTTCGCAAGCCGAGTTCTTCCGTCTAG
- the purQ gene encoding phosphoribosylformylglycinamidine synthase subunit PurQ: protein MKFGVLVFPGSNCDHDTHHVVDAIAHQPATYLWHASEDLQGCDAILVPGGFAYGDYLRTGAIARFAPVMQSVKKFAQNGGLVMGICNGFQILCEAGLLPGALMRNASQHYICKQTFLRTETNDSPFTHGLSRGQVLQMPIGHMEGNYFCDAGTLDALKKEDRIAFRYATREGAVTAQTNPNGSLENIAGVLSEGRNVLGLMPHPDRSSEALLGSSDGLLLFQAMAESLASAR, encoded by the coding sequence ATGAAATTTGGCGTTTTGGTCTTCCCCGGGTCCAACTGCGACCATGACACCCACCATGTAGTCGATGCGATCGCGCACCAGCCTGCAACCTACCTCTGGCACGCCTCCGAGGACCTGCAGGGCTGCGACGCCATCCTCGTTCCTGGCGGATTTGCCTACGGCGACTACCTGAGAACAGGTGCCATTGCACGCTTTGCGCCCGTAATGCAATCCGTGAAGAAGTTCGCGCAAAACGGCGGTCTGGTCATGGGAATCTGCAACGGATTTCAAATCCTCTGCGAAGCAGGCCTCCTACCGGGAGCGCTGATGCGCAACGCCAGCCAGCACTACATCTGCAAGCAGACGTTTCTGCGCACCGAAACCAACGACTCGCCGTTTACGCACGGACTGTCTCGCGGGCAGGTGCTGCAGATGCCGATCGGGCACATGGAAGGCAACTACTTCTGTGACGCAGGCACACTGGATGCACTGAAAAAGGAAGACCGTATCGCGTTTCGCTATGCGACGCGCGAGGGCGCAGTGACGGCTCAGACGAATCCGAATGGGTCCCTTGAGAACATCGCGGGCGTGCTCAGCGAAGGCCGCAATGTGCTGGGGTTGATGCCACATCCGGACCGTTCGAGCGAAGCGCTGCTTGGCTCGTCCGATGGTCTGTTGCTATTTCAGGCCATGGCGGAGTCGTTGGCTTCGGCTCGATAG